Proteins encoded in a region of the Vicia villosa cultivar HV-30 ecotype Madison, WI linkage group LG5, Vvil1.0, whole genome shotgun sequence genome:
- the LOC131603711 gene encoding long chain acyl-CoA synthetase 5-like encodes MAEEKSFIVEVEKAREAKDGKPSLGPVYRNCFSKDHSSAPSIEGLDSCWDVFRTAVEKYPTNRMLGRREIVDGKPGNYKWQTYKEVYDLVVKLGNSIRACGYGEGVKCGIYGANCSEWIMSMEACNAHGLLCVPLYDTLGAGAVEFIICHAEVSLAFVEEKKIPELLKTFPNAAKYLKTLVSFGKVTPEQKQEVDKFGLKFYSWDEFLEVGHDKSFDTPVKKKSDICTIMYTSGTTGDPKGVLISNESIVTLLAGITLLLGSCNEELNDKDIFLSYLPLAHIFDRIVEEAMIWVGASIGFWRGDVKLLMEDIAELKPTIFIAVPRVLDRVYTGLQQKLKTGGFVKQTMFNFAYSFKLLNMKRGQKHDSASPLFDKVVFNKVKDALGGNVRIILSGAAPLSKHVEGFLRVVTCAHILQGYGLTETCAGSFLAIPNEIDMLGTVGPPLPYLDVCLESVPEMGYDALATTPRGEICMRGSSVFSGYYKREDLTKEAITDGWFHSGDIGEWQPNGSMKIIDRKKNIFKLSQGEYVAVENLENIYAQVSAIESIWVYGNSFEYFLVAVINPHKQVLEAWAEGEGIKMDFESLCKDSKTKKYMVGELVKIAKEKKLKGFEFIKAVHLEPVPFDMERDLITPTFKKKRPQLLKYYQDIINEMYETTKKASA; translated from the exons GACGGCTGTTGAGAAGTATCCAACAAATCGAATGCTTGGTCGCCGTGAAATAGTGGATGGGAAA CCTGGAAATTACAAGTGGCAAACTTACAAGGAAGTGTATGACTTGGTGGTCAAACTTGGAAATTCCATTCGTGCTTGTGGTTATGGGGAA GGAGTAAAATGTGGTATTTATGGAGCCAACTGTTCGGAATGGATTATGAGCATGGAG GCCTGCAATGCTCATGGACTTCTTTGTGTTCCTTTATATGATACCTTAG GTGCCGGGGCTGTGGAGTTTATCATATGCCATGCAGAAGTCTCACTTGCATTTGTTGAAGAAAAGAAGATACCTGAG TTATTAAAGACATTTCCAAATGCAGCAAAATATCTCAAGA CACTTGTGAGCTTTGGAAAGGTTACTCCAGAACAAAAGCAAGAAGTTGACAAGTTTGGGCTGAAATTTTATTCCTGGGATGAATTTTTAGAAGTG GGACATGATAAGAGTTTTGATACTCctgtgaaaaagaaaagtgacatATGTACAATAATGTACACCAGTGGAACCACTGGTGATCCCAAGGGAGTATTGATATCCAATGAGAGCATTGTTACACTCTTAGCTGGCATAACGCTGCTACTAGGTAGTTGCAACGAAGAG TTGAATGATAAAGATATATTCCTATCATACCTTCCACTTGCACACATCTTTGACAGGATTGTTGAAGAGGCAATGATCTGGGTTGGTGCTTCAATCGGTTTCTGGCGTGGG GATGTCAAATTGTTGATGGAAGACATTGCTGAGTTAAAACCAACGATTTTTATTGCTGTTCCCCGTGTGCTTGATAGAGTGTACACAG GTTTGCAACAAAAGCTTAAGACGGGGGGTTTTGTGAAACAGACAATGTTCAATTTTGCCTACTCATT CAAGTTGCTTAACATGAAAAGAGGGCAAAAACATGATTCAGCGTCTCCATTATTTGACAAAGTTGTATTTAATAAG GTAAAAGATGCTTTAGGGGGTAATGTACGTATTATTTTGTCCGGAGCTGCGCCTCTGTCTAAGCATGTTGAAGGTTTCCTGCGTGTGGTGACTTGTGCTCATATCCTACAAGGATATG GTCTTACCGAAACATGTGCTGGATCCTTTTTGGCAATACCAAACGAAATAGACATGCTTGGTACCGTTGGCCCTCCTTTACCATATCTGGATGTGTGTCTGGAATCTGTACCTGAAATGGGATATGATGCACTAGCAACCACTCCAAGAGGAGAAATCTGTATGAGGGGAAGTAGTGTATTTTCAGGGTACTACAAACGCGAAGACCTTACGAAAGAAGCTATTACCGATGGATGGTTCCATTCAG GAGATATTGGAGAGTGGCAACCTAATGGAAGTATGAAAATTATCGACCGAAAGAAGAATATATTTAAGCTTTCACAAGGAGAATATGTTGCTGTTGAAAACCTAGAGAATATTTATGCTCAAGTTTCGGCTATTGAATCG ATATGGGTCTATGGAAACAGTTTTGAATACTTCCTTGTGGCTGTTATTAACCCACACAAGCAAGTGCTTGAAGCTTGGGCAGAAGGAGAAGGTATAAAAATGGACTTTGAATCTCTCTGTAAagattcaaaaacaaaaaaatacatGGTTGGAGAGCTCGTaaagattgcaaaggaaaagaag TTGAAAGGTTTTGAGTTTATAAAAGCCGTTCATCTTGAACCAGTTCCGTTTGACATGGAACGTGACCTTATCACGCCAACATTTAAGAAAAAGAGACCCCAGTTGCTTAAATATTATCAG GATATCATTAACGAGATGTACGAGACAACAAAAAAGGCCAGTGCCTGA